The proteins below are encoded in one region of Amycolatopsis magusensis:
- a CDS encoding type I polyketide synthase has protein sequence MAGESPAARTQTPVAIIGTGCRAPGGITSASELWQVLLDRRDVVTGSDPGTRWPEEERVTPADLAGSGMLRSGSFLDDVDLFDPGFFGVPAQEAGSVDPQHRLLMETTWEALEDAGVPPRSLAGSRTGMFVGISGADYAKRFTLAEFNIYHGISAIPSGAPGRISYILDVNGPSLAVDGACASSLIAVHLACRSLHDGETDLALAGGVTVQLEWGGLIGFARAGALSTRGRCASFDESADGFVRGEGCGMIALKRLADAQRDGDRVLAVIAGTAINHAGRVQGVTQPSRSAQREVMTSAMRAAGVAPGDIGYVESHGTGTPVGDPIEFGALSDVHSSSTAPCALGALKTNIGHPESAAGVLGLIKAAFAVRHGVIPANLHFTRWNPEIEAEGTRFFVPTQTTAWEADGGPRRAAVSAFGVTGSNAHAIVEEAPAAPARENRRIRERALVHAVSAASPGGLAATAGRLAEHLESTRPQPEDVARTLAVHRSHLTTRACVLAQDRAGLGDGLCALAEGREHPAVVRGATGDPGMPVWVFSGHGSQWPGMARDLLGEDPAFTRMVDRLDAVAGQDGVPVRRLIETGAHLERMDVVQPVVFAVQTALAEMWRAWGLRPAAVVGHSMGEAAAAVAAGILSPEDGMRITLARSSLLQRVAGGCMATVALPVEQVEQEIAGLDGVSVAVVTAPASTVVAGHQHVVDELLRRWQDRGVFGKRLAVVVAAHSPQVDPILADIAARTSWLAGATPEVPFYSTAGDPREPVVFDSAYWARNLRAPVRFDLASRALVEDGYRVFLELSPHPLLTHAVEETASALRTGVTTVPSLVRDRPGREALCRAAATLHVTGVPVDLGAVNGDGTRVPLPPTAFDRSRYWLENKRGTHGAGNHLWLGERAVVPDSDAEDRTRHVWSADLGADRIEWLEQHTLRGTPLVPGAAYVELVLAAATELLGCALDEVCLTGVRFDRMLPLAGSVPLQVAATRTGLRAEVEILQHSGGGWDRVAAATATRCEEAADARPGLPVPEHTRTPDELYEGFRRIGLDTGPAFHSIAAVTDDGIARLLVPLEAPILSGAPKVHPVLLDGCVLSVAALLLSEQDFVTENVDAPWLPARIAEVVLPGDPTRIAWVRPEVHRDGPHSATGRADLHDEDGVWIGALEGVELVRSTSVSPAQALMNSRLFEISWQPQPLPAATGPVDAGEWVLVAEPGDGTAGRLAAALAELGGRPVVREDVPLDETGANVVWCATGELDELDRVTRLATLVRESAHRPAPPRIWVLSGNARPVLDGDPVVPGVCAVRGLLRVASIEQPESAVTWIDTDDTEADVHELAAELLAGSPETEVAWRSGQRYVARMTRAPLAHRPPRTAGERDVVAGADEYVLEADADGGLERVRMIATGEPLPVPGPGQLLVRSEAVTVHFRDVLIALGIYPTDDGSVPRLGSDVGGVVLAVGEGVGEFREGDRVVSVVPDGTGTMTSAALVAADLTVRLPDGLPMLETTASVLTYLTAWHALHDLARLHEGETVLVHSAAGGTGLAAIEVARLLGATVIGTAGTEAKRRYLREHGVAHVFDSRTLDFADQVREVTGGRGVDVVLNSLTGAAMRASLDLLAPTGRFVEIGKRDLYDGARIGLDAFRHGITYAALDLVLTATEQRAVFRAALHKVITELEAARLPLLPSSVVPLPEAVEAFKQLASGEHIGRLVLEFPPKGHRLRVHAPNREDVVRPGGAYIVTGGTRGLGLEAIRWLAAHGAGRVVVGGRGELSPEATEIVRATTEAGCVVEVVRGDITEPDTARRLVAAAGEDLRGILHTAVVLDDTPISGLTAAKLERVWHPKVTGLRNLHEASEGHALDWFVVFSSMSAMLGNAGQANYAAAGAWVDAFAKWRHDQGRPALSVDWGAWGEAGRATHFAARGFDTITTADGFATLEALIRHQRVNTGVFDYQPDTLFHAFPHAAENPLLAELDSGTANAGEEAPAFKVHAEKPGPARTQLVQDAVVHILAALLGTQPAAVPAHAKFTDLGLDSLLAVALTRRLQADLDLALTAADVWAHPSPAELAAHLDSTIGG, from the coding sequence ATGGCAGGAGAAAGCCCGGCCGCCCGGACGCAGACCCCGGTGGCGATCATCGGAACGGGGTGCCGGGCGCCCGGCGGGATCACCTCCGCGAGCGAACTGTGGCAGGTGCTGCTGGATCGCCGGGACGTGGTGACCGGCTCGGACCCCGGCACGCGCTGGCCGGAGGAGGAACGGGTGACGCCCGCCGACCTCGCCGGTTCGGGGATGCTGCGCAGCGGCTCGTTCCTCGACGACGTGGACCTGTTCGACCCCGGCTTCTTCGGGGTGCCCGCCCAGGAAGCGGGCAGCGTCGACCCGCAGCACCGGCTGCTGATGGAGACGACCTGGGAAGCGCTGGAGGACGCGGGCGTGCCGCCGCGCTCGCTGGCCGGGTCGCGGACCGGGATGTTCGTCGGCATCTCGGGCGCCGACTACGCCAAGCGCTTCACCCTGGCGGAATTCAACATCTACCACGGCATTTCGGCGATCCCGTCCGGGGCGCCGGGGCGGATCTCCTACATCCTCGACGTCAACGGGCCGTCCCTGGCCGTCGACGGGGCCTGCGCGTCCTCCCTGATCGCGGTCCACCTGGCGTGCCGTTCGCTGCACGACGGGGAGACCGATCTAGCGCTGGCGGGCGGGGTGACCGTGCAGCTGGAATGGGGCGGCCTCATCGGTTTCGCCCGTGCCGGTGCGTTGTCCACGCGCGGTCGCTGCGCCTCCTTCGACGAGAGCGCGGACGGTTTCGTGCGGGGTGAGGGCTGCGGCATGATCGCGCTCAAGCGGCTGGCCGACGCCCAGCGCGACGGTGACCGGGTGCTGGCGGTCATCGCCGGGACCGCGATCAACCACGCCGGGCGGGTGCAGGGGGTCACCCAGCCTTCGCGCTCGGCGCAGCGCGAGGTGATGACCTCGGCGATGCGGGCCGCCGGGGTCGCGCCCGGCGACATCGGGTACGTCGAATCGCACGGCACCGGCACTCCCGTGGGCGACCCGATCGAATTCGGTGCCCTGTCGGACGTTCACAGTTCGTCGACCGCGCCCTGCGCGCTGGGCGCGCTGAAGACGAACATCGGCCACCCGGAGAGCGCGGCGGGCGTGCTGGGGCTGATCAAGGCCGCGTTCGCGGTGCGTCACGGGGTCATCCCGGCGAACTTGCACTTCACCCGGTGGAACCCGGAGATCGAGGCGGAGGGCACGAGGTTCTTCGTGCCCACGCAGACCACCGCGTGGGAGGCCGACGGCGGACCGCGCCGCGCCGCGGTGTCGGCGTTCGGCGTGACCGGCTCGAACGCGCACGCCATCGTGGAGGAGGCACCGGCCGCACCGGCACGGGAAAACCGCCGGATTCGCGAGCGGGCACTGGTCCACGCGGTGTCGGCGGCCTCGCCGGGCGGGCTCGCGGCCACCGCCGGGCGGCTCGCCGAGCACCTCGAATCGACGCGTCCCCAGCCGGAGGATGTGGCGCGCACGCTGGCCGTGCACCGCAGCCACCTGACCACACGTGCCTGCGTCCTCGCCCAGGACCGGGCCGGACTCGGCGACGGGCTTTGCGCGCTCGCGGAAGGGCGGGAGCACCCGGCGGTCGTCCGGGGCGCCACCGGTGATCCCGGCATGCCGGTGTGGGTGTTCTCCGGGCACGGTTCGCAGTGGCCCGGCATGGCCAGGGACCTGCTCGGCGAGGATCCGGCGTTCACCCGCATGGTCGACCGCCTGGACGCCGTGGCCGGACAGGACGGCGTGCCGGTGCGGCGGCTGATCGAAACCGGCGCGCACCTCGAACGCATGGACGTGGTGCAGCCGGTGGTCTTCGCCGTGCAGACCGCGCTCGCCGAGATGTGGCGTGCCTGGGGGCTGCGCCCGGCGGCAGTGGTGGGGCATTCGATGGGCGAGGCCGCGGCCGCGGTGGCGGCCGGCATCCTGTCACCCGAGGACGGCATGCGCATCACCCTGGCGCGGTCCTCGTTGCTGCAACGGGTCGCCGGTGGCTGCATGGCCACCGTCGCGCTGCCCGTGGAGCAGGTCGAGCAGGAGATCGCCGGGCTCGACGGCGTGTCGGTGGCGGTGGTGACCGCGCCCGCGTCGACCGTGGTGGCCGGGCACCAGCACGTGGTCGACGAACTGCTGCGGCGCTGGCAGGACCGGGGCGTGTTCGGCAAGCGGCTGGCCGTGGTGGTCGCGGCCCATTCACCCCAGGTCGACCCGATCCTCGCCGACATCGCCGCGCGGACGTCCTGGCTGGCGGGCGCGACGCCGGAGGTGCCGTTCTACTCCACCGCCGGGGACCCGCGGGAGCCGGTCGTCTTCGATTCGGCGTACTGGGCCAGGAACCTGCGTGCGCCCGTCCGGTTCGACCTGGCGAGCCGGGCGCTGGTGGAGGACGGGTACCGGGTGTTCCTGGAGCTGTCGCCGCACCCGCTGCTGACCCACGCGGTCGAAGAGACGGCCTCGGCGCTGCGCACCGGGGTGACGACGGTGCCTTCGCTCGTGCGTGACCGGCCCGGCCGCGAGGCGCTGTGCCGCGCCGCCGCGACGCTCCACGTGACGGGTGTGCCGGTGGACCTCGGGGCGGTCAACGGCGATGGCACGCGAGTGCCGTTGCCGCCCACCGCGTTCGACCGATCCCGCTACTGGCTGGAGAACAAGCGCGGAACGCACGGCGCGGGGAACCACCTGTGGCTGGGCGAGCGGGCGGTCGTGCCCGATTCCGACGCCGAGGACCGCACGCGGCACGTCTGGAGCGCGGATCTCGGCGCCGACCGCATCGAGTGGCTGGAGCAGCACACCCTGCGCGGCACCCCGCTCGTGCCGGGCGCCGCGTACGTCGAACTGGTGCTGGCCGCGGCCACCGAACTGCTGGGCTGCGCGCTCGACGAGGTCTGCCTGACCGGCGTGCGCTTCGACCGGATGCTGCCGCTGGCCGGTTCGGTGCCGTTGCAGGTCGCCGCGACCCGGACGGGCCTGCGGGCCGAGGTGGAGATCCTGCAGCACAGCGGCGGCGGGTGGGACCGGGTCGCCGCCGCGACCGCCACCCGCTGCGAGGAGGCCGCCGACGCCCGTCCCGGCCTGCCGGTGCCCGAGCACACCCGCACCCCGGACGAGCTGTACGAAGGCTTCCGCCGGATCGGGCTCGACACCGGACCGGCGTTCCACTCCATCGCCGCCGTCACCGACGACGGCATCGCCCGGCTGCTCGTCCCGCTCGAAGCGCCGATCCTCAGCGGCGCGCCGAAGGTGCACCCGGTGCTCCTCGACGGCTGTGTGCTCTCGGTGGCCGCGCTGCTGCTCAGCGAGCAGGACTTCGTCACCGAGAACGTGGACGCCCCCTGGTTGCCCGCCCGGATCGCCGAGGTCGTGCTGCCCGGCGACCCCACCCGCATCGCCTGGGTGCGGCCCGAAGTGCACCGCGACGGCCCCCACAGCGCGACCGGGCGCGCCGATCTCCACGACGAGGACGGGGTCTGGATCGGCGCGCTCGAAGGCGTGGAACTGGTCCGGAGCACGAGTGTCTCGCCGGCCCAGGCGCTGATGAACTCCCGGTTGTTCGAGATCTCCTGGCAACCCCAGCCACTTCCGGCCGCGACCGGGCCGGTGGACGCGGGGGAGTGGGTGCTGGTGGCGGAACCGGGCGACGGCACGGCCGGCCGGCTCGCCGCGGCACTGGCCGAACTCGGCGGCCGTCCGGTGGTCCGGGAAGACGTGCCGCTGGACGAGACCGGCGCGAACGTGGTCTGGTGCGCGACCGGCGAACTCGACGAGCTCGACCGGGTGACCCGGCTCGCCACCCTGGTGCGCGAGTCCGCGCACCGGCCCGCCCCGCCCCGGATCTGGGTGCTCAGCGGGAACGCCCGGCCGGTGCTGGACGGCGATCCCGTGGTGCCGGGGGTGTGCGCGGTGCGCGGCCTGCTCCGCGTCGCCTCCATCGAACAGCCCGAGTCGGCGGTGACCTGGATCGACACCGACGACACCGAAGCAGACGTCCACGAACTCGCCGCCGAGTTGCTCGCCGGGTCACCGGAGACCGAGGTGGCGTGGCGGTCGGGTCAGCGGTACGTGGCCCGGATGACCCGCGCCCCGCTGGCCCACCGTCCTCCGCGCACCGCCGGGGAGCGGGACGTGGTCGCGGGTGCGGACGAGTACGTGCTCGAAGCGGACGCGGACGGCGGACTCGAACGGGTCCGGATGATCGCCACCGGCGAGCCGCTGCCCGTCCCCGGGCCGGGACAGCTGCTCGTCCGGTCGGAGGCGGTCACCGTCCACTTCCGGGACGTCCTGATCGCGCTCGGCATCTACCCCACCGACGACGGCTCGGTGCCGCGGCTGGGTTCGGACGTCGGTGGCGTGGTGCTCGCCGTGGGGGAGGGGGTCGGGGAGTTCCGCGAGGGCGACCGGGTCGTCAGCGTGGTGCCCGACGGGACCGGGACGATGACCTCCGCCGCCCTGGTCGCGGCCGACCTGACGGTGCGCCTCCCGGACGGCCTGCCGATGCTCGAGACCACCGCCTCCGTGCTGACCTACCTCACCGCCTGGCACGCCCTGCACGACCTCGCGCGCCTGCACGAAGGCGAGACCGTGCTGGTGCACTCCGCCGCGGGCGGCACCGGGCTGGCCGCGATCGAGGTGGCCCGGCTGCTCGGTGCCACCGTGATCGGCACAGCGGGCACCGAAGCCAAACGCCGTTACCTGCGCGAGCACGGCGTGGCGCACGTCTTCGACTCCCGCACCCTGGATTTCGCCGACCAGGTAAGGGAAGTGACCGGCGGCCGGGGCGTCGACGTGGTGCTCAACTCGCTCACCGGCGCGGCCATGCGCGCCTCCCTCGACCTGCTCGCCCCCACCGGCCGGTTCGTCGAGATCGGCAAGCGCGACCTGTACGACGGCGCCCGGATCGGCCTCGACGCCTTCCGGCACGGCATCACCTACGCCGCGCTGGACCTCGTGCTCACCGCCACCGAACAACGCGCGGTGTTCCGGGCCGCGCTGCACAAGGTCATCACCGAACTCGAAGCGGCTCGCCTGCCGCTGCTGCCCAGTTCCGTCGTGCCGCTGCCGGAGGCGGTGGAAGCGTTCAAGCAACTCGCTTCCGGCGAGCACATCGGGCGGCTGGTGCTGGAATTCCCGCCGAAGGGGCACCGCCTGCGGGTGCACGCCCCGAACCGGGAGGACGTGGTGCGCCCCGGCGGCGCCTACATCGTCACCGGCGGCACCCGCGGCCTGGGGCTGGAGGCGATCCGCTGGCTGGCGGCGCACGGAGCCGGTCGCGTGGTCGTCGGCGGCCGCGGTGAACTTTCCCCGGAGGCCACCGAAATCGTGCGCGCCACCACCGAAGCCGGGTGCGTGGTGGAGGTGGTCCGGGGCGACATCACCGAGCCGGACACCGCGCGGCGGCTGGTCGCCGCGGCGGGGGAAGACCTGCGCGGCATCCTGCACACCGCCGTGGTGCTCGACGACACCCCGATCTCCGGCCTCACCGCGGCCAAGCTGGAACGCGTGTGGCACCCCAAGGTGACCGGCCTGCGGAACCTGCACGAGGCGAGCGAGGGGCACGCGCTCGACTGGTTCGTCGTGTTCTCGTCCATGTCGGCGATGCTGGGCAACGCCGGGCAGGCGAACTACGCCGCGGCCGGCGCCTGGGTCGACGCCTTCGCCAAGTGGCGGCACGACCAGGGACGTCCGGCGCTGTCGGTCGACTGGGGTGCCTGGGGTGAGGCCGGGCGGGCCACCCACTTCGCCGCACGCGGGTTCGACACCATCACCACCGCCGACGGATTCGCCACCCTGGAAGCACTTATCCGGCACCAGCGCGTCAACACCGGGGTGTTCGACTACCAGCCGGACACGCTCTTCCACGCCTTCCCACACGCGGCCGAGAACCCGTTGCTCGCCGAACTGGACAGCGGAACAGCCAACGCGGGCGAGGAAGCCCCGGCGTTCAAGGTGCACGCCGAAAAGCCCGGCCCGGCGCGGACGCAACTGGTGCAGGACGCCGTCGTGCACATCCTGGCCGCGTTGCTGGGCACCCAGCCCGCCGCCGTGCCCGCGCACGCCAAGTTCACCGACCTCGGCCTGGATTCG
- a CDS encoding geranylgeranyl reductase family protein gives MGTGRLSGELWDVVVVGAGPAGASAARVAAEAGSRVLLLERAAVPRYKTCGGGLIGCSQEFLPPNLGVTIRDEIQAVTFGLRGRWQRTLKSAGNLPCRMVFRDELDAALTRAAAGAGAVVRDRTPVMAVEDGEGVVTVRTGTGDLVHARALVGADGSASRVGRHLGVHCEQVDLALEVEVPVDRRVAANWRGRMLMEWGPLPGSFGWVFPKDDVCTAGVVAAKGNGEATRAYLREFLERHGLAHLTPLHDTGHLTRCRHPDSPLARDRVLLAGDAAGLCDPWSREGISFALRSGVWSGRAAARVAQAESEAELERARDDYVTAVRTTLGGEMRASRQIMDIFRRRPAVVHTALTAVPPVWRRVDAYLTGTTTIPDLLGTRPARAALKVAGIVP, from the coding sequence ATGGGAACAGGTCGGTTGTCCGGAGAACTGTGGGACGTCGTGGTCGTCGGTGCCGGGCCCGCGGGGGCGAGTGCGGCGCGGGTGGCGGCCGAGGCCGGTTCCCGGGTGCTGCTGCTGGAGCGCGCCGCGGTACCCCGCTACAAGACCTGCGGTGGCGGGCTGATCGGCTGCTCGCAGGAGTTCCTGCCGCCGAACCTGGGCGTCACCATCCGTGACGAGATCCAAGCGGTGACCTTCGGCCTCCGCGGACGCTGGCAGCGCACGCTGAAATCCGCCGGGAACCTGCCTTGCCGGATGGTGTTCCGTGACGAGCTCGACGCCGCGCTGACCCGTGCGGCGGCCGGAGCGGGCGCGGTGGTGCGGGACCGCACACCGGTCATGGCGGTCGAGGACGGCGAAGGCGTGGTCACCGTCCGCACCGGCACCGGTGACCTCGTGCACGCCCGCGCGCTGGTGGGGGCGGACGGGAGCGCCAGCAGGGTCGGCCGCCACCTCGGCGTGCACTGCGAGCAGGTGGACCTGGCCCTCGAAGTGGAGGTGCCGGTCGACCGCCGGGTCGCGGCGAACTGGCGTGGCCGCATGCTGATGGAGTGGGGCCCGTTGCCGGGTTCCTTCGGCTGGGTGTTCCCCAAGGACGACGTCTGCACCGCGGGGGTGGTGGCCGCCAAGGGAAACGGCGAGGCGACCCGGGCTTACCTGCGTGAGTTCCTCGAGCGGCACGGCCTCGCCCACCTGACCCCGCTGCACGACACCGGGCACCTGACCCGTTGCCGCCACCCGGATTCCCCGCTGGCGCGGGACCGCGTCCTGCTGGCCGGGGACGCCGCCGGGTTGTGCGACCCCTGGTCGCGCGAGGGCATCTCGTTCGCGCTGCGCTCCGGGGTGTGGTCCGGGCGGGCAGCCGCCCGGGTCGCCCAAGCCGAGAGCGAGGCGGAACTGGAGCGCGCGCGGGACGACTACGTCACCGCGGTGCGCACCACGCTGGGCGGCGAAATGCGTGCCTCGCGGCAGATCATGGACATCTTCCGGCGTCGTCCCGCGGTGGTGCACACCGCGCTGACCGCCGTCCCCCCGGTGTGGCGGCGGGTCGATGCCTACCTCACCGGCACCACCACGATCCCCGACCTGCTCGGCACCCGCCCGGCGCGCGCCGCGCTGAAGGTCGCCGGGATCGTCCCGTGA
- a CDS encoding MerR family transcriptional regulator: protein MAWSTSQLAELAGTTLKTVRHYHKIGLLEEPERSANGYKQYRVRHLIRLLRIRRLVDLGVPLAGIAAMEESDENAEQTLRELDAELAASIERQQRMRKDLAAVLGHRAMADLPAGFEANAADVSEANRAFLLLCSRVFGPSAMAALQELHSVPPTAVDADFDALTEDTGEDERQRLAERMVPEVHRQQRDFPSLTDPAAQSPHGPASAMSVVAQGLRELYNPAQLDVLKRVGALVKEKGADADV from the coding sequence GTGGCGTGGAGTACGAGCCAGCTGGCGGAACTCGCCGGTACGACGCTGAAAACCGTTCGGCACTACCACAAGATCGGCCTGCTGGAGGAGCCGGAACGGTCGGCGAACGGCTACAAGCAGTACCGGGTCCGCCACCTCATCCGGCTCCTGCGGATCCGCAGGCTGGTCGACCTCGGCGTGCCGCTGGCGGGTATCGCCGCGATGGAGGAGTCGGACGAGAACGCGGAACAGACGCTCCGCGAACTGGACGCCGAGCTGGCGGCCAGCATCGAACGCCAGCAGCGGATGCGCAAGGACCTGGCCGCGGTACTCGGCCACCGGGCCATGGCCGACCTGCCCGCCGGATTCGAGGCGAACGCCGCCGACGTGTCCGAGGCCAACCGGGCCTTCCTGCTGCTCTGCTCCCGGGTCTTCGGGCCCTCGGCCATGGCGGCGTTGCAGGAACTGCACTCGGTGCCGCCCACCGCGGTCGATGCGGACTTCGACGCACTGACCGAGGACACGGGTGAGGACGAGCGGCAGCGGCTGGCCGAACGCATGGTCCCCGAAGTCCACCGGCAGCAGCGGGATTTCCCGTCACTGACGGATCCGGCGGCGCAGTCCCCGCACGGACCGGCGTCCGCCATGTCGGTGGTCGCCCAGGGGCTGAGGGAGTTGTACAACCCGGCTCAGCTCGACGTCCTCAAGCGCGTCGGCGCACTCGTCAAGGAAAAGGGCGCCGACGCGGATGTTTGA
- a CDS encoding winged helix-turn-helix transcriptional regulator, translating into MTRAPDPGWTDADCPVARTVDLVGDRWSLLVIRDAMDGARSFTEFQRRTGIARNILTDRLRKLTAHGLLEQRTAPSGRRQEYALTGSGRDLFPVILTLRQWGERHAFEPGEPHSTLVDQHGTPVPELVPAGADGAPLDAVNTSVRKLG; encoded by the coding sequence ATGACGCGGGCCCCGGACCCCGGCTGGACCGACGCCGACTGCCCGGTCGCCCGCACGGTCGACCTCGTCGGCGACCGGTGGAGCCTGCTCGTCATCCGCGACGCGATGGACGGGGCACGCTCGTTCACCGAGTTCCAGCGGCGCACCGGCATCGCCCGCAACATCCTCACCGACCGCCTGCGCAAGCTCACCGCGCACGGCCTGCTCGAACAGCGCACCGCGCCTTCGGGTCGCCGTCAGGAGTACGCGCTCACCGGCAGCGGCCGCGACCTGTTCCCGGTCATCCTCACCCTGCGGCAGTGGGGAGAACGCCACGCGTTCGAGCCCGGCGAGCCCCACTCCACGCTGGTCGACCAGCACGGCACCCCGGTCCCGGAACTCGTGCCCGCGGGTGCCGACGGCGCTCCCCTCGACGCCGTCAACACCAGCGTGCGGAAGCTCGGGTGA
- a CDS encoding MFS transporter — protein sequence MNAWRRLLLAVVCGVAVASIYAAQPVLEPMGRELGVPSERTGWLVATGQLGYLAGLVLLVPLGDVADRRRLIAAHLALTAVGLVLTASAPGAWVAFAGLAAAGVCAVVVQTAVAYAASVSPPAERGRTIGVVTSGVVVGILGARIVTGTLAEVWGWRSVYAVLAVLSLGLAALVLVGLPSDQRPRSAGYRQAVSALGGLFGERLFLTRGLIAFFLFASFGTLWSGLSLPLAETPWQLSESQIGLFGVAGLAGALGAARAGRWADAGRAGPVTGFALALLIAAWAAIGQLPWSLWLLAAGIVVLDFAVQAVHVSNQHLLTTAHPDRTSGVIGGYMVFYSLGSALGAATTTAVFTAHGWAGSSLLGAGFAACALAVAASGRLRARFFGHRFRFRLGAELLPQVVPDHRDHRGHRDGEQAPGDARQAAAEGDRQ from the coding sequence ATGAACGCCTGGCGGCGGTTGCTGCTCGCGGTGGTGTGCGGGGTCGCGGTGGCGAGCATCTACGCCGCCCAGCCGGTGCTGGAGCCGATGGGCCGGGAACTCGGGGTGCCGTCGGAGCGCACCGGATGGCTGGTCGCGACCGGCCAGCTCGGCTACCTGGCCGGGCTGGTGCTGCTGGTGCCGCTGGGCGATGTGGCCGACCGGCGGCGGCTCATCGCCGCCCACCTGGCGCTCACCGCGGTGGGCCTGGTCCTGACGGCGTCGGCGCCCGGCGCCTGGGTGGCGTTCGCGGGGCTCGCGGCGGCGGGGGTGTGCGCGGTCGTGGTGCAGACCGCGGTCGCCTACGCCGCGTCGGTCTCACCACCCGCCGAACGCGGGCGCACCATCGGCGTCGTCACTTCGGGCGTGGTCGTCGGCATCCTGGGCGCCCGGATCGTCACCGGCACGCTGGCCGAGGTGTGGGGCTGGCGGAGCGTCTACGCCGTGCTCGCGGTGCTCTCGCTCGGACTCGCGGCCCTCGTCCTCGTGGGCCTGCCGTCAGATCAACGTCCACGATCCGCGGGGTACCGGCAGGCGGTGAGCGCACTCGGTGGACTGTTCGGCGAGCGCCTCTTCCTGACGCGCGGGCTCATCGCGTTCTTCCTGTTCGCCTCGTTCGGCACGCTGTGGAGCGGGTTGTCCCTGCCGCTGGCGGAAACGCCGTGGCAGCTGAGCGAAAGCCAGATCGGCCTGTTCGGCGTCGCCGGACTCGCCGGCGCCCTCGGCGCGGCGCGCGCGGGCCGCTGGGCGGACGCGGGACGAGCGGGCCCGGTCACCGGTTTCGCGCTCGCCCTGCTCATCGCGGCGTGGGCGGCGATCGGGCAACTGCCGTGGTCGCTGTGGTTGCTCGCCGCCGGGATCGTGGTGCTCGACTTCGCGGTCCAGGCGGTGCACGTGAGCAACCAGCACCTGCTGACCACCGCGCACCCGGACCGCACCAGCGGCGTCATCGGCGGCTACATGGTCTTCTACTCGCTCGGCTCCGCACTCGGCGCGGCCACCACCACCGCCGTGTTCACCGCCCACGGGTGGGCGGGTTCCAGCCTGCTCGGTGCCGGATTCGCCGCCTGCGCCCTGGCCGTGGCCGCGTCAGGAAGGCTCCGGGCCCGGTTCTTCGGGCACCGGTTCCGGTTCCGGCTCGGTGCTGAGTTGCTCCCGCAGGTAGTTCCAGATCACCGCGACCATCGCGGCCACCGGGACGGCGAGCAGGCTCCCGGTGATGCCCGCCAGGCTGCCGCCGAGGGTGACCGCCAGTAG